The window GTTAAAAAGCCTCGCAAGATGTCCAATCTTGCTGCGTTTTTTGCCTGGCATCTGCATTTTCAGGAGCAAAAATCTCCTCATAAACAAATTGTCCGGACACCCTAGGATCGCCCTTCGCGGGCAAAGATTTCATCGGCGTAGTCGCAACTGGCGGTGATGGGAATGCCTTGTTTGTCGGCTTCTTTAACTGCGGCATCCACAAGACGGCGGGCCAGGCCTTGGCCGCGGGCTTCGGGTGATACGCGGGTTTCGGTGATGTCCCAGCTGCCGCCGATGATGCTGTAATCAAGATGGCCGATTTCTGCGCCGTCGAGTGTCAGAGAGAAGCGTTGTCGGTCGGCCTGATGTTGGATGTTTAACATAAGATGCACTCCTTCAAGCAGTAGATGGTTGATGGTTAAAGGGAAACCGGCCGGGCTTCAGCGGATTGCCGCAAACTGAAGCCGGTAAGGATAGCGGGGTGATGCAGGCAGCGCCCAGGCTATTGTTTCAACAGAAATACATGCACCGGCGGCTGCGCTTAGCTGTTACACAGTATAGGCCGTCTGAAAGAAACGGGCAATGCGGATGGCGGTTTGCCTGAGGCGGCGGAGGTGATATGAAGCCCGACATTGTTTGCAATTCAGGCAAATTGTAAACAATGTCGGGATTTTTTTAAATGAAATCATATGAAATTGTTGTAAATCATGGGCTTGGATTTGGCATGGCGCTTGCTTGGCTGTTTGAGTGAACCTTTTGCAATAGGAGCCTGTGATGTCATACGTTACCCCGAAAGAATTCGTTGCCCATATGGTGGATGCGGGCGAATACAAAGTGTTTTTGTCGACCCGCGATTTGCTGGTGCGCGGTTATATGGCCGGCGCGATTTTGGCTCTGGCGGCGGTGTTTGCGGTTACCATCACGGTGCAGACCGGCAATGCGCTGCTGGGGGCGGCGCTGTTTCCGGTGGGGTTTTGCATGATTTATCTGCTGGGCTATGATTTGCTGACAGGAGTGTTTACGCTGACGCCGCTGGCTTTACTGGATAAGCGGCTCGGTGTGACTTGGCGTGCGGTTTTACGCAACTGGGGCTGGGTGTTTCTCGGCAATTTTGCCGGTGCGCTCACGGTGGCGGCCATTATGGCATTTGTGTTTACCATGGGCTTTAACACCGATGCAGGCGTGGTTGGTGAAAAAATCGGCCATATCGGCGAATCGCGCACGCTCGGTTATGCCGAATACGGAGTGGGCGGCTGGGCAACGATTTTTCTGCGCGGCATGTTGTGCAACTGGATGGTCAGCACCGGTGTGGTGGGGGCGATGTTGTCGCGCTCGGTCAGCGGCAAAGTGATTGCCATGTGGATGCCGGTGATGGTGTTTTTCTATATGGGTTTCGAACATTCGGTGGTGAATATGTTTCTGTTTCCCATCGGCTTGATGCTGGGCGGCGGATTTTCAGTGGCCGATTATTTTATCTGGAATGAAATCCCCACTGTGCTCGGCAATCTGGCCGGCGGTTTGCTGTTTGTGGGCGTGATGCTGTATGCCACCCATTATAAAACCGCACCTTCCCGCCCGCAGCCCGCTGTGGCCGGCAGAGTGGAAGAAAGCGTGCCGGAAGTGAAAATCACGGCTTGAGGTGTCATACCCATTCATCAAAGTAAGCCAACAAGACGGCGGGCCGAAGAACAGTGCAGGTAGTATGCGGCCGGTTGACTTAGGGCGAGCCGACACCGTTAGATTATTTGTGTGAATGGGCATCAGCCGGTAAGGCAGATTAAAGAGCTTACGCACGATATGCCGCCAGAAAACCAAGGCCGTCTGAAAATATGTTTCAGACGGCTTTGGTTTTCTGGCAATGGGTAATTGTTAAAATGCTCCGGGTTGGGGCCGGCAAATTGGCCGGCAGATACCTATAAAAGCATATTGGCAAACAACAAGCCGAAAGCCAGGCTGAAGGCCATGCTCAGCAAGCCGGGAATCATAAAGCTGTGGTTGAAAATAAAGCGGCCGATTCTGGTGGTGCCGGTGGTGTCGAAATCGATTGAGGCAATAATCGGGCCGTAATTGGGGATAAAGAAATAGCCGTTAACGGCCACAAAAGTGCCGATAATAATCGGTGCCGGCACGCCGAGCGAAATGGCCACCGGAAACAAAGTCGCCACAGTAGCGCCTTGGCTGTTAACCAATACCGACAGCAGAAACAGCGCGAAAGCAAAAGTCCACGGCGCAGTTTCCACCAAGCCCGACACGGCAGTTTTCACTTCTTCCAAGTGGCCGTGCATCAGCGTATCGCCCAACCAGGCAATGCCGAATACCGCAATCACCGCCCGCATGCCGGCATGAAATACCGAGCCTTGGGTAATCGCCACATTATTGGGTTTGCAGAATAAAATAATCAGCGCGCCGGCGGCCAGCATCACAATTTCAATCGTGTGCGCCATACCCATCGGTTTGCCGTCGAACACCGGCCGCAGCGACGGCACAGCACCCATCAATACCACCAGCAGAGCGGCAAACAGAAAAATGCCCACAGATGCTTTGGCGGTTTTGCTGATTTCAATGTCTGCTGCGGCCGCTGTGGTTTCATTTAATTTTGTATAAGTGGCGCTTTGCAAACGGCGCCGGTATTCCGGGTCGTTTTCCAGCTCCTTGCCCATTTTGTTGACAAACACACAGGCCAGGCCGATACCTAAAATAGTGGCCGGCACTGTGACCATCAGCACATCAGCCATGGTGATGTGCTGCGGTTCCAGATAAGCCACGCAAGCTACCACCGCCGCCGCAATCGGGCTGGCCACAATCGCAAATTGCGAAGCAATCACCGCCATCGACAACGGTCGCTCGGGGCGGATGCCGTTGTTGCGGCTCACTTCGGCAATCACCGGCAGCACCGAATAAGCCACATGGCCGGTGCCGGCCAGCACGGTAAACATGTAGGTTACCGCTGGCGCCATAAACGTGATGTATTTCGGATTTTTGTGCAGCACGCGGGTGGCGATTTTAATCATATAATCCAAACCGCCCGAAGCCTGCATCGCCGCAGCGGCAGACACCACCGCCATAATCATCAGCATGACATCAATCGGCGGGCTGGTCGGCTCCAAGCCGAAACCAAACGCCAACACCGCCAAACCCACACCACCCATCACGCCGAGGCCGATACCGCCCACCCGTGCGCCGACCAGAATACACAACAGCACAATGGCAAATTGAATAAAAAACATAACTGCTCCATAGATACATGCAAAAATTTTTATAATTTTACCCAAAGTTTGCAGGAGTATGTAATTTTATTGCTTGATTAATTGATTCAGATTAGTTTTTAGTAGCTTTATTAGATTTCGGCAGCCGATTCCGCCAACGCCAAATGATGCCCTCCACAAAAATAACCTAACGGCGTTGGCTCGCTTGAGCTCGAAGAGAACCGGTTTCACTAAGACGCTGAAGCGCCAAGCCAACCGGCTTCGCACGATAGATTCGGCCATTTTAATTCTAAATATTTTATTTATTTCTTTTTTAAAACAATTGGATTGATTTGAAAATGTAGTTATTCAATGGCCGTTTCTATAGCTCCGGTTGTGCTGTCGTCAACTCGCCGTTGTGTTTATTTGCTTTTATGAAGGGCATAAGGCCGCCTGAAACATAGGTGGGTTTGCAGGTTTTTCAGACGGCCTTGAATTGTTAAACCAATTGTCATGTTGTTATCAAACAAGCCTTATCGTGAAATGAGTCAAAAAGTGCTACGGCGTTGCTGAGCTTTATCGTACTGGATGCGGCTTGCTGTCTTGTGCCGCTGCTTTCTTTATTCCACTATATAAGCAATACAGGTTTAAGCGTTTGCATGGCCGTAAATTGATTGGTTGATGGCTGAAGACATAGAGCATAAGAATTGAAGCCGTCTGAAATATTTGTTTTCAGACGGCTTCGGTATTAAACACGCTGCGCCAAATCGAGAATCGCCTGCCGGTTAGACGGGGAAAATACCAAATCTGCCGCAGCGGCGGCGGCCAGCCATTGGTAGCGGGTATGCTCGGCGCTCAAGCGCACCGGGGTATCGCGGCGGATGCAGGCTGAGAATATGTGTTCGGTATTTTGGGTGATGCCGGGCGGATAGCGGTGGCGCCAGTGCAGGTAAATTTCGTATTGCCGGCTTTGCTGCCAGTTATGCAGTTGGTTTTCAGCAAGTCGGATGCCGGTTTCTTCGGCCACTTCGCGGCGGGCGGTGGCGGCCAATGTTTCGCCGGCTTCGATGCTGCCGGTAACCGACTGCCAGAAATTCGGGCGGTCGGCACGTTCGATCAACAAAATATTGCCGGTGCCATCATGCAGCACCACCAAGACGGAAACCGGCTGTTTCAGCGGTTTGGTTTGCTGGCTCATTGGTGTACTCCGTCATCACTGTCGAAGGTTTCGTCGGAGCGGGTGTCGGCACGGGCTTTTTGGCCGGCATGGCGCACGGCTTCGTAGTCGGGCGTTTGCGGTTCGTTGAGAATGCGTACTTCGCGCTGCGGGAAGGGGAATTCGATGTCGTTTTCGTTAAACCGCTTCCAGATATCCAGCAAAATTGCGGAAAACAAGCCTAAAAAGCCATTTTCAGGGTCGTTTACCCAAAAGCCGACACGCAGATTGACGCCGTTGTCGGCAAATTCGATTAAAAAGGCTTTTGGTGCGGGGTCGGTTGCTACCCGTTCTTGTGCGGCCGCGGCGGCTTCGAGAATCTGCATGGCCTGCGCCAGGTCGGTGTGGTAGGCCACCTGAATATCCAGGCTCTGCCACAGTGATTTGGCGGTGTAAGATTCGTTGATAACGGTAGAGGTTACAAAGGTTTCGTTCGGAATCAGCGCTTCTACACCGCCGGCGCTGCGCAATACCACAAAACGGCTGGTGATTTTGGTAACATAGCCGGTGAAATTATCTACCGTGAGGCGGTCGCCGGGGCGGATGGAGCGGTCGCCCAAAATGATAAAGCCGGAAATATAATTGCTGGCCACTTTTTGCAAGCCGAAGCCGATGCCGACGCCCAACGCACCGCCGAACACCGATAATACCGTCAAATCGATGCCCACCAGCGGCAGCGCAATCAGAATGGCCAAAATCACCAATGCCGACGTGATGACTTTTGATAAAACAATGCGCACATTCATGTCTAAGCGGCTGCTTTTCATCAGGCGGCTGTTCACGGTGCGCGCCAGCCATAAGGCCAGCATCATAATCACAGCCACCCACAGCAGGCCGGTGAGAATGGTGTAGAGATTTAGGGTAATGGAGCCGATGGGCAGCTCTACATTTTTCAAGGTATGGATAATGATGTCGTCAATGCCGGAAATCCACAACAAAAATGCCACCCACAACACTGTTGCCAACGTGCGCTCCAGCGCATCGGTTATTTTGTTGTCGGGCAGTGCGGCGTTGACCACCGCCAAAGCAAGCCTGATTAAAATCATCCAGCGTGCCGCCATCACCAATAATTGCAGCCACACGCCCCTGAAGCCGAAGCTTTGCCAGAGATAAAGCCCGATAATGGCCGTAATCAGCAGCAATATCGGCCATAAAATACGCTGGCCGATGTGGTGCAGAAACGCCCATTTCGGGGAGGAGGCGGAACGGCGGCTGATGATGCGCGAAGCCATCCAAAAGGTAAACCACATCAAGGCTGCCGCTAAGGCCAGCTCAATCCAACCTGCGGGCTGGTTGAAGCTGCGTTCTAGTAAATGTGAGGTAAATTGCTGGCGGGCAAAAAGATTGTTAAAAAAATCCATTAGGCTGTTGCCTGTGTCTTCTAAAATTTTCGGGCCGTTAACGGCTATTTTACTGGCTGTTTGAAGCATGATGATTCTCGCGGAGTGAGCTGTGTTTCAGACGGCCATTATAATATAGAAGTGCAAAGCGGATAGGGTGTTGAAACCTTTACTTCCAAGTGTTGCACTTGAAATGCAAGCTAAGCACAAAAATCTGAATCATTCTGAATGGTCAGGACACCCTGGCGAAATCACCCCTCTGAGCGCAGGTAAGCCGATGCAGCCAGGGTTGTTTTTGTTAATGGGCATTATTTGTGCAGGCCGCATTCTTTACTGTTTTGATTTTCCCACCACCACCGTCCGGCGCGGATGTCTTCGCCGAGTTTTACCGGTCGGGTGCAGGGTTCGCAGCCTATGCTGGGGTAGCCTTGGCGGTATAAATCATTCAGCGGCACGTGGCGGGCGAGGGCATAGGCCCATACATCGGCTTCTTCCCAATCGAAAATGGGGTTGAATTTAGCAATATTGCGGGCATGATCATGCTCTTCAAGCATCAGGCTGCTGCGGGTGCTGGATTGGCTGCGGCGCTGCCCGGTGAGCCAGGCCGGCGCATCTGCCAGCGCACGGTTGAGCGGCTCGATTTTGCGGATATGGCAACATTGCTTGCGCCGCTCGATGCTTTCATATATCGAGCCCATGCCGTAATCATGTTCGAATGCGGCGGCGGCTTCCGGCTGCGGTTGGAAAATTTCGATTTCAATACCGTAATGCGCATGGGTTTGCGCAATCAGTGCTTCGGTTTCTGGATTGAGTTTGCCGGTATTGAGTGTGATGATGCGTATCGGCAGCCGCTGTCGGCAGATTTGGTCGGTAATCACCATATCTTCCACGGCAAGGCTGGAGGCGAAAACGGCTTGCGGATAACGGGCTGCAATATTGTGCAGGCGCTCGGACAATGTGGTTTCAAGCTCGGGCAGGCGTGCGGTTTGGGCAGTGGTTGCGGCAGGCAGTTGCCATAATGCGGGTTTGGCCATGATCAGGCTCCGTCTTTTGAATTAACGGCTATTGTCTGCCTGTGGCCGGAAAATGGGAAAGAATGGTTTTTTATGTGCTTATAACCAATTGATCAGGCCGTCTGAACGTTTTATTTATTAAACCTGCTTTGCCGGCCGATTTTTTATGGATAGGTTTGAATGGGCAGCAGACGGCCTGATTGATTAGGGATACTTACGGCATTTGATTTCTCTATCGGTGCAAAACATCGCATTTTGTTCGGCCGCACAGGCTTTGCGCACCTGCTGGCGGGCGATGCCTTCATTATCGGCGCTGGCTTCATAGCTGTGGCCGAATACCGATACATTGCAGGCATACACCGGCTGCTTGGTTTGACGGTTTTCGATAATGATATGTTGCTGCCGGTTTTGCTGTTCGAGTTTGCGGATGCGTTCGCCCAGCTCTGCCACGGTGCGCTCCAGCCTGTCGATGCGGCTGTCGGCAACGGCTGTTGTCGGCAAAATTGTTGCAGCGGCCAGAAAAATGATGAACAAGTGTTTTTGCATAATTGGAATAATCAGGTTTGAAAATATCATATTGTAACATTTTATGTGGAATGATGGCCGTCTGAAAACCATGATACTTATGCCGTATGGCGGGGGTGTGGATAAAATGACAAAATATACCTAGGGTGTCCTGATGTTTATGAGGATTTTTGTTCCTGAAAATGCAGATGCCGGGCAAAAAACACAGCAAGATTCGCCATCTTGCGAGGCTTTTTAACGCAGCAGATGTGCTTTTAGCGCAAAAAAGATGATGATATATGAATGGTCAGTACACCCTGGCATAATCCCGCGCCGGATGGGTTGTCCATATAACGAAACACGATAAGCAAAGCAAAAACGATTCTTTTTATTTTGTTTCAGACGGCCTTAATATCGGCGGCATAATCATACAGGAACACACCATGAGCCATTATCCGATTTTCGCTGATTTAAACCGCCGCCCCGTGCTGCTGGCCGGTGCCGGGCATGTGGCCGAACGCAAGGCGGAAAGCTTATTGCAGGCGGGCGCAAAATTGCAGGTGGTGGCTGAAAAACTGAATCCACAGTTTCAACAATGGCTTGATGAGGGAACAATCGAATGGCTGGGTCAGGATTTTCAAGCAGCTTATTTGGAACATGTGTTCCTAGTCGTCGCCGCCACCGATAATCATGCGCTGAACCGCAATATTTATCAGGCCGCCGAAGCGCGCGGCAAATTCTGCAACACCGTAGACAATCTGGATTTATGCTCGTTTATCGTGCCTGCCGTGATTGACCGCAGCCCGATCAAAATCGCCGTATCCAGCGGCGGCACTTCACCGGTGCTGGCGCGGCAGTGGCGGCAGAAAATTGAAACACTGATTCCGCAGCACACCGGCAAAATGGCAGCATTGGCCGGCGCATGGCGGCCGCGGGTCAAGGCAGCCATCGGCAAACTGAGCGAACGCCGCCGCTTTTGGGAAACATTATTTGCCGGCCGTTTCGATACTTTTGTGGCGCAAGGCCGTCTGAATGATGCCGAAGCCGAATTCAACACCCAACTGGCGGGCTGGCAGAGCAAGCAGGGCGAGGTGGCTTTGGTGGGCGCCGGCCCCGGTGATGCGGGCTTGCTGACTGTGCATGCATTGCAGGCGATGCAGGCGGCCGATGTGGTGCTTTACGATGCATTGGTTTCTGATGAAATCCGCGCCCTGATCCGCAAAGATGCCGACAAAATCTGCGTAGGCAAACGCGCCGGGCTGCATCAGGTGCAACAGGAAGAAACCAACCGCCTGTTGGTTCGATACGCGCAGCAAGGCAAACGCGTGGTGCGGCTCAAAGGCGGCGACCCTTTTGTATTCGGCCGTGGTGGCGAAGAAGCACAGGAATTGGCACAAGCAGGCATTCCCTTCCGCATCATACCGGGCATTACCGCCGCACTGGGCGCCACCGCTTATGCGGGTATTCCGCTGACCCACCGCGACTGCGCCCAAACTGCACTCTTTATCACCGGCCATTGCCGCACCGACGGCCAGGATTTGCACTGGCAGACGCTGGCGCGCGGCAGGCAAACCTTAGTGGTTTACATGGGCACCATCAAAGCGGCAGAAATTGCAGGGCAATTAATCGCCCACGGCCGCGCAGCCGATACGCCCGCAGCCGTGATTTCCAATGGCACATTGGCGCGACAAAGCGTGCAAACCGGGCTGTTGCGCGATTTGCCGGCCATGGCCGCAGTAGCCCCGCGCCCCGCATTGATGGTAATTGGTGAAGTGGTGGCATTAAGGGATGAATTAAAGTGGTTTGCGGATCATCAGGCAGTGCCGCTAAACGCATGAAATCTAGGGTGTCCTGGCTATTCAGTTGCTACCGTTACGACCGCTTGAAACAGCACTACGAAAGCACGGTTGCCTTGGTATGTATCATGCTGCGGCTGTCAATATAACAAGTAATGGTCAGGACACCCTAGGGTGTCCTGATGTGTCATATATCATTATCTTTTTTGCGCTAAAAGCACATCTGCTGCGCTTTCAGGAGCAAAAAGCACCCGTAAATGGAATTGTCAGGATAACCCTAAGGCTTGCTAAACACATTTGAAAGCATTGCTTTATTTCAAAGCAATGCTTTCAAATATTTCCCTGTATAACTCCCTTTCTTCTTCGCCACGTCCTCCGGCGTCCCCTTAGCAATAATCCTGCCGCCGCCATCGCCGCCTTCCGGCCCCAAGTCGACAATATAATCCGCCGTTTTAATCACATCGAGATTGTGCTCGATAATCACAATTGAGTTGCCTTTACCTTTCAGACGGCCTATGACTTCTAACAGCAAAGCAATATCGGCAAAGTGCAGGCCGGTGGTGGGTTCGTCGAGAATATACAGCGTGCGGCCGGTGTCGCGTTTGGATAATTCTAAGGCGAGTTTCACGCGTTGGGCTTCGCCGCCGGATAGGGTGGTGGCGGATTGGCCGAGGCGGATGTAGCCTAAGCCGACGTCCATCAGGGTTTGCAGTTTGCGGGAAACGGTGGGCACGGCATCGAAAAATTCGCGGGCTTCTTCGACGGTGAGGTCGAGAATCTGGCTGATGTTTTTGCCTTTGTATTGCACTTCCAGCGTTTCGCGGTTGTAGCGTTTGCCGTGGCAGACTTCGCAGGGCACGTATACATCAGGCAAGAAGTGCATTTCCACTTTAATCACACCGTCGCCTTGGCAGGCTTCGCAGCGGCCGCCTTTAACGTTGAATGAGAAGCGGCCGACGTTGTAGCCGCGTTCGCGTGAAAGGGGCACACCGGCGAACAGCTCGCGGATGGGCGTGAACAGGCCGGTATAGGTTGCCGGGTTGGAACGCGGGGTGCGGCCGATGGGGGATTGGTCGACATTAATCACTTTGTCGAGGTGTTCCAGCCCTTTGATGTCGTCATAGGGGGCGGGCTCTTCGCTGGCGCGGTTGAGCTCGCGGGCGGTGATTTTGGCCAGCGTGTCGTTAATCAAGGTGGATTTGCCGCTGCCGGATACGCCGGTGATGCAGGTAATCAAACCGAGCGGCAGTTCGAGGGTCACGTTTTTGAGGTTGTTGCCTTTGGCGCCTTTCAATACCAGCATGCGTTCGGGGTTGACGGGCGTGCGAACTGAGGGCACGGCGATGGCTTGTTTGCCGCTCAAATATTGGCCGGTTACCGAGTTGGCACAGGCGGCGACTTTTTCGGGGGTGTCGGCAATCAGTACGTTGCCGCCGTGCTCGCCGGCACCGGGGCCCATGTCGACCACAAAATCGGCTTCGCGGATGGCGTCTTCGTCGTGCTCGACCACAATCACGCTGTTGCCCAAATCGCGCAGGCGTTTGAGGGTGGCGAGCAGGCGGTCGTTGTCGCGCTGGTGCAGGCCGATGGAAGGCTCGTCGAGCACATACATCACGCCGGTGAGGCCGCTGCCGATTTGGCTGGCCAGGCGGATGCGCTGGGCTTCACCGCCGGAGAGGGTTTCGGCGCTGCGGCTGAGGTTGAGGTAATCGAGGCCGACATTAATCAGAAAGCCCAAGCGCTCGGTGATTTCTTTGAGGATTTTTTCGGCGATTTGCTTTTTGTTGCCCTCTAAATCTAAGGTTTCGAAAAAGCGGTGGGTTTGGGTGAGCGGCCAGGCAGAAAGCTCGTGCAGCGGCTGTTTGCCTACATACACATAGCGGGCTTCTTTGCGCAGGCGCGCGCCGCCGCAGCTGGGGCAGGCGCGGTGGCTTTGGTATTGCGATAATTCTTCGCGCACGGCGGGGGAATCGGTTTCGCGGTAGCGGCGCTCGAGATTGGGCAAAATGCCTTCAAAAGCATGTTCGCGCTGGAACGTGCCGCCGCGCTCGCTCAGGTAGGTAAATTCGACCACTTCTTTGCCGGAGCCGTTTAACACCACTTTTTGAACTTTTTCGGGCAGCGCTTCAAACGGCGTGTTGACATCAAAGCCGTAATGTTTGCCGAGCGATTGAATCATTTGGAAATAGAAGGTGTTGCGTTTGTCCCAACCTTTAATCGCGCCGGCGGCGAGCGACAATTCGGGGTGCATCACTACACGGGCGGGGTCGAAAAAATTCATGCTGCCCAAGCCGTCGCAGGTGGGGCAGGCGCCGACGGGGTTGTTGAAGGAAAACAGGCGCGGTTCCAGCTCGGGCAGGCTGTAGGAGCATACGGGGCAGGAAAAGGTGGCGGAAAACCAATGCTCTTCGCCGCTGTCCATTTCCATTGCCAATGCACGGTCGCTGCCGTGACGCAGCGCGGTTTCAAAGCTTTCGGCCAGCCGCTGCTTGATGTCGGCTTTTACTTTGACGCGGTCGATAACCACATCGATATTGTGTTTGATGTTTTTTTCGAGCTTGGGCACTTCATCGAGCTGATACACTTCGCCGTCCACGCGCACGCGGGCAAAGCCTTGTGCCTGCAAATCTTGAAACAAATCAACAAATTCGCCTTTGCGGCCGCGCACGGCCGGGGCGAGAATCATCACGCGCGTGTCTTCCGGCAGCGCAAGTACGTTGTCCACCATCTGCGACACGGTTTGGCTGGTGAGCGGCAAATCGTGTTCGGGGCAATAAGGCGTGCCGACGCGGGCGTAGAGCAGGCGCAGGTAGTCGTGGATTTCCGTTACCGTGCCCACGGTGGAGCGCGGGTTGTGGCTGGTGGATTTCTGCTCGATAGAGATGGCGGGCGAGAGGCCTTCGATCAAATCGACATCGGGTTTGTCCATCATCTGCAAAAATTGGCGCGCATAGGCAGACAAGCTTTCCACATAGCGGCGCTGGCCTTCGGCATAGAGCGTGTCGAACGCGAGCGAGGATTTGCCGCTGCCCGACAAGCCGGTAACCACCACCAGCTTGTGGCGGGGAATATCGAGATCGATGTTTTTCAGATTATGGGTGCGGGCGCCGCGGATGCGGATGGTGTCGTTTGAGCTGCTCATGCTTATCTGTGCCTTTTGCCGGAAATTTCCGTGTAAAACGAATCGGCTATTATAGCATTTTTGGCTTGTTCGGGCTGATAGCCATCAAGCTTTCACGCTAGGGTGTCCGGACAATTCGATTTACGGGTGTATTTTGCCCCTGAAAAAGCATCTGCTGCGTTAAAAAGCCTCGCAAGATGTCCAATCTTGCTGCGTTTTTTGCCTGGCATCTGCATTTTCAGGAACAAAAATCCCCTCATAAACGACACATCAGGACACCCTAGGGTGTCCTGATGTGTCATATATCATCATCTTTTTTGTGCTAAAAGCACATTATCAACGAATTGCCGATACGCTAAAGGCCGTCTGAAAACATAAGTTTCAGATGGCCTTTGTTTGTTTCAAATGGTTAATTCAGAATATTTATTCAGGATATAGTGAAATGAAGAAAGTAGTGAGACAAGGCAGTAACGCTTTAGCACTTTTATTCATTTCACGATAGCCTAACGGCGGCGTACCAGCTGCCAGGCGCGGCCGAGATAGCTTACGCTGGCAAAACCGCTCCATACGTGTACCATGCGGGTGAACGGGAAAATCAGGAAAAACGTCATGCCCATAAAGATGTGCAGTTTGAAAAGCAGGTTGGCTTCGGCGATATAGCTTGCCGCGCCGCCACGGAAGGTCACGATGTGTTGCGCCCAATGCATCAGCTGCACCATTTCATGGCCGTCGGTGTGCTGCATACTCACAAAGATGGTGCTCAAACCCAGCAGCAGCGTGATCAGAATCCAGATCAACACCAATTTGTCGCGCCAGGTGGAGTTGGCAGCGAGGCGGTCGCATTTGAAGCGGCGGTTAATCAAGATAATCAGGCCGGCCAGCGCCATCAGGCCGAAGATGCCGCCCATCAGCATGGCGAAAATCTGTTTGGCTTCATGCGATACGCCGATAAATTCCCAAAACCACAAGGGGGTAAGCAGGCCGAACAGGTGGCCGAAAAACACCATCAATACGCCGACGTGAAACAAAATATTGCCCAGCCGCAATTGACCGCGATACAAGAGCTGGCTGGATTCGCTTTTCCAGCTGTATTGCTCGCGGTCGAAGCGCACGAGCGAGCCGAAAAAGAAAATCGCCAGGCAGATATACGGATAAATACCGAAGAAAAATTGGTTAAACGTGTTCATGATGCGGCTCCTTTTGCTGCGGCGTGATACGCAGATTTGGGATAAAACTGTACGGTTTCGATGCTGGGCTTGAGCAAGGGCTCCTGGCC of the Uruburuella testudinis genome contains:
- a CDS encoding phosphoadenylyl-sulfate reductase, which gives rise to MIMAKPALWQLPAATTAQTARLPELETTLSERLHNIAARYPQAVFASSLAVEDMVITDQICRQRLPIRIITLNTGKLNPETEALIAQTHAHYGIEIEIFQPQPEAAAAFEHDYGMGSIYESIERRKQCCHIRKIEPLNRALADAPAWLTGQRRSQSSTRSSLMLEEHDHARNIAKFNPIFDWEEADVWAYALARHVPLNDLYRQGYPSIGCEPCTRPVKLGEDIRAGRWWWENQNSKECGLHK
- a CDS encoding GNAT family N-acetyltransferase codes for the protein MLNIQHQADRQRFSLTLDGAEIGHLDYSIIGGSWDITETRVSPEARGQGLARRLVDAAVKEADKQGIPITASCDYADEIFAREGRS
- a CDS encoding mechanosensitive ion channel family protein, with the translated sequence MDFFNNLFARQQFTSHLLERSFNQPAGWIELALAAALMWFTFWMASRIISRRSASSPKWAFLHHIGQRILWPILLLITAIIGLYLWQSFGFRGVWLQLLVMAARWMILIRLALAVVNAALPDNKITDALERTLATVLWVAFLLWISGIDDIIIHTLKNVELPIGSITLNLYTILTGLLWVAVIMMLALWLARTVNSRLMKSSRLDMNVRIVLSKVITSALVILAILIALPLVGIDLTVLSVFGGALGVGIGFGLQKVASNYISGFIILGDRSIRPGDRLTVDNFTGYVTKITSRFVVLRSAGGVEALIPNETFVTSTVINESYTAKSLWQSLDIQVAYHTDLAQAMQILEAAAAAQERVATDPAPKAFLIEFADNGVNLRVGFWVNDPENGFLGLFSAILLDIWKRFNENDIEFPFPQREVRILNEPQTPDYEAVRHAGQKARADTRSDETFDSDDGVHQ
- a CDS encoding formate/nitrite transporter family protein, with translation MSYVTPKEFVAHMVDAGEYKVFLSTRDLLVRGYMAGAILALAAVFAVTITVQTGNALLGAALFPVGFCMIYLLGYDLLTGVFTLTPLALLDKRLGVTWRAVLRNWGWVFLGNFAGALTVAAIMAFVFTMGFNTDAGVVGEKIGHIGESRTLGYAEYGVGGWATIFLRGMLCNWMVSTGVVGAMLSRSVSGKVIAMWMPVMVFFYMGFEHSVVNMFLFPIGLMLGGGFSVADYFIWNEIPTVLGNLAGGLLFVGVMLYATHYKTAPSRPQPAVAGRVEESVPEVKITA
- the cysG gene encoding siroheme synthase CysG; this translates as MSHYPIFADLNRRPVLLAGAGHVAERKAESLLQAGAKLQVVAEKLNPQFQQWLDEGTIEWLGQDFQAAYLEHVFLVVAATDNHALNRNIYQAAEARGKFCNTVDNLDLCSFIVPAVIDRSPIKIAVSSGGTSPVLARQWRQKIETLIPQHTGKMAALAGAWRPRVKAAIGKLSERRRFWETLFAGRFDTFVAQGRLNDAEAEFNTQLAGWQSKQGEVALVGAGPGDAGLLTVHALQAMQAADVVLYDALVSDEIRALIRKDADKICVGKRAGLHQVQQEETNRLLVRYAQQGKRVVRLKGGDPFVFGRGGEEAQELAQAGIPFRIIPGITAALGATAYAGIPLTHRDCAQTALFITGHCRTDGQDLHWQTLARGRQTLVVYMGTIKAAEIAGQLIAHGRAADTPAAVISNGTLARQSVQTGLLRDLPAMAAVAPRPALMVIGEVVALRDELKWFADHQAVPLNA
- a CDS encoding anaerobic C4-dicarboxylate transporter; amino-acid sequence: MFFIQFAIVLLCILVGARVGGIGLGVMGGVGLAVLAFGFGLEPTSPPIDVMLMIMAVVSAAAAMQASGGLDYMIKIATRVLHKNPKYITFMAPAVTYMFTVLAGTGHVAYSVLPVIAEVSRNNGIRPERPLSMAVIASQFAIVASPIAAAVVACVAYLEPQHITMADVLMVTVPATILGIGLACVFVNKMGKELENDPEYRRRLQSATYTKLNETTAAAADIEISKTAKASVGIFLFAALLVVLMGAVPSLRPVFDGKPMGMAHTIEIVMLAAGALIILFCKPNNVAITQGSVFHAGMRAVIAVFGIAWLGDTLMHGHLEEVKTAVSGLVETAPWTFAFALFLLSVLVNSQGATVATLFPVAISLGVPAPIIIGTFVAVNGYFFIPNYGPIIASIDFDTTGTTRIGRFIFNHSFMIPGLLSMAFSLAFGLLFANMLL
- the nudB gene encoding dihydroneopterin triphosphate diphosphatase, which produces MSQQTKPLKQPVSVLVVLHDGTGNILLIERADRPNFWQSVTGSIEAGETLAATARREVAEETGIRLAENQLHNWQQSRQYEIYLHWRHRYPPGITQNTEHIFSACIRRDTPVRLSAEHTRYQWLAAAAAADLVFSPSNRQAILDLAQRV